A window of the Corynebacterium minutissimum genome harbors these coding sequences:
- a CDS encoding DUF5926 family protein: MAKKKKKNEQLPEGMSRRQAKLAARAAERAALEKDPRPFGGLAAESSLVALQEFVPSATAKLSVKGFDKDVYVVTVLPGASAALIRDEESGGDAFVGLQVQSHTHNPGRDLAFALNWVKNNAPGSTLESTAADGSQPELSELLDESAELDITVYQDFSWWMPEGAQVPPHMAQALQRANDSVIESYQVGQDAEGFIGTAFWANAGGGKAHIRWVRPCDDENAFLNALSRVAARGELNLGEGTKFAGVFRTHGLIAPVFDLDPDVAHDSYEAELSRVNKALEEEMSNDANLNADERKQLQNIKSRQVTLR, from the coding sequence ATGGCCAAGAAGAAAAAGAAGAACGAACAGCTGCCGGAGGGCATGTCCCGCCGCCAAGCTAAGCTTGCTGCCCGCGCCGCCGAGCGCGCCGCCCTGGAAAAGGATCCCCGCCCGTTTGGTGGACTCGCCGCTGAGTCTAGCCTCGTTGCCCTGCAGGAATTCGTTCCTTCCGCAACGGCGAAGCTCTCCGTTAAGGGCTTTGACAAGGACGTCTACGTTGTAACCGTGCTGCCGGGTGCATCCGCGGCGCTCATCCGCGATGAGGAGTCTGGCGGAGATGCCTTCGTGGGCCTGCAGGTCCAGTCTCATACCCACAACCCGGGCCGCGACCTGGCCTTTGCTCTCAACTGGGTAAAGAACAACGCCCCGGGCTCCACCCTGGAGTCCACCGCTGCCGACGGCTCCCAGCCGGAGCTCTCTGAGCTTCTCGACGAATCTGCTGAGCTCGACATCACCGTCTACCAGGACTTCTCCTGGTGGATGCCGGAGGGCGCACAGGTCCCGCCACACATGGCACAGGCTCTGCAGCGCGCCAACGATTCCGTCATCGAGTCCTACCAGGTAGGCCAGGATGCTGAGGGCTTCATTGGCACCGCTTTCTGGGCTAATGCTGGTGGCGGCAAGGCGCACATCCGCTGGGTCCGCCCGTGCGATGACGAAAATGCCTTCCTTAACGCCCTGTCTCGCGTCGCCGCACGCGGTGAGCTCAACCTGGGTGAAGGTACCAAGTTCGCCGGTGTCTTCCGCACCCATGGTCTCATCGCCCCGGTCTTCGACCTTGACCCGGACGTGGCGCACGACTCCTACGAGGCCGAGCTCTCCCGCGTGAACAAGGCTTTGGAGGAAGAGATGTCCAACGACGCCAACCTCAACGCTGACGAGCGCAAGCAGCTGCAGAACATCAAGTCCCGTCAGGTGACCCTGCGCTAG
- a CDS encoding glycerophosphodiester phosphodiesterase family protein produces the protein MKIVAHRGYSGKYPELSPLAFEKALELPIHGIECDIRLSSDGKVVVHHDPTLDRTTNGSGRVSRQTWEDLRRLNIGGGQRMLLFDELLEMLDGTNHHLYVETKHPSGQGDILEEQMVLRLRYAGLIDDPRIHMISFSHRAIRRMTALAPQIDRIYLRRDWERHVNRPDFLLSQPTGLGMSILRGKIQPDAIGAHSLPTYMWTIDKPEDMKWAWANGVDILATNEPEVALHAIEL, from the coding sequence GTGAAGATTGTCGCCCATAGGGGATACTCCGGGAAATATCCGGAGCTATCCCCTCTTGCCTTTGAGAAAGCGCTCGAGCTGCCTATCCATGGCATCGAGTGCGATATTCGCCTGAGCAGCGATGGCAAGGTGGTGGTCCACCACGATCCCACCCTGGACCGCACCACGAACGGTTCGGGCCGGGTGTCCCGCCAGACGTGGGAGGACCTGCGCCGCCTCAACATTGGGGGCGGCCAACGCATGCTGCTTTTCGACGAACTCCTGGAAATGCTCGACGGCACGAACCACCACCTCTACGTCGAAACCAAACACCCGTCGGGGCAGGGCGACATCCTTGAGGAGCAGATGGTGCTGCGCCTGCGCTACGCGGGGCTTATCGACGACCCCCGTATCCACATGATTTCCTTTTCCCACCGCGCCATCCGCCGCATGACAGCTCTTGCTCCCCAGATTGATCGCATTTATTTGCGCCGCGATTGGGAGCGTCACGTCAACCGGCCTGATTTCCTGTTATCCCAGCCCACGGGCTTGGGCATGTCGATTCTCCGCGGCAAAATCCAGCCTGATGCCATCGGTGCGCATAGCTTGCCGACGTACATGTGGACCATCGATAAGCCGGAAGACATGAAGTGGGCGTGGGCCAACGGGGTGGATATTCTCGCGACGAATGAACCTGAAGTGGCCCTGCACGCCATTGAGCTGTAA
- a CDS encoding L-lactate dehydrogenase has product MGNHVGNKVVLIGAGDVGVAYAYALVNQGTVDHLAIIDIDEKKLEGNVMDLNHGVVWAPSRTRVTKGTYEDCKDAAMVVICAGAAQKPGETRLQLVDKNVKIMNSIVGDVMKNGFDGIFLVASNPVDILTYAVWKASGFPHHRVIGSGTVLDSARYRYMLSEMDDVAPTSVHAYIIGEHGDSELPVVSSANIAGVSLSHRSEKDPGYNERIEKIFEDTRDAAYHIIDAKGSTSYGIGMALARITRAVIQNQAVALPVSAYLQGEYGGKEDVFIGTPAIVDRNGVNRVIELQLDEHEQERFDHSFNTLNTIKEEIFG; this is encoded by the coding sequence ATGGGAAATCATGTTGGAAACAAAGTAGTACTCATCGGCGCAGGCGATGTTGGAGTCGCTTACGCTTACGCTCTGGTGAACCAGGGCACTGTTGATCACCTGGCCATCATCGACATCGACGAGAAGAAGCTCGAAGGCAACGTCATGGACCTCAACCATGGTGTCGTCTGGGCCCCGTCCCGCACCCGCGTGACCAAGGGCACCTATGAGGACTGCAAGGACGCCGCCATGGTCGTCATCTGCGCCGGCGCTGCGCAGAAGCCGGGTGAGACCCGTCTGCAGCTCGTGGACAAGAACGTCAAGATCATGAACTCCATTGTGGGCGACGTTATGAAGAACGGCTTCGACGGCATTTTCCTCGTTGCCTCCAACCCGGTGGATATTCTCACCTACGCCGTGTGGAAGGCCTCCGGCTTCCCGCACCACCGAGTCATCGGCTCCGGTACCGTCTTGGACTCGGCCCGCTACCGTTACATGCTCTCTGAGATGGATGACGTCGCGCCCACCTCCGTCCACGCCTACATCATCGGTGAGCATGGCGATTCCGAACTGCCGGTCGTCTCCTCCGCCAACATCGCAGGTGTCTCCCTGTCCCACCGTTCTGAGAAGGACCCGGGCTACAACGAGCGCATTGAGAAGATCTTCGAAGACACTCGCGACGCCGCCTACCACATCATCGACGCCAAGGGCTCTACCTCTTATGGCATCGGTATGGCGTTGGCACGCATTACCCGCGCAGTCATTCAGAATCAGGCCGTGGCACTTCCGGTCTCTGCTTACCTACAAGGCGAATACGGTGGTAAGGAAGATGTCTTCATCGGTACCCCGGCCATCGTTGACCGCAACGGTGTCAACCGTGTCATCGAGCTGCAGCTGGATGAGCACGAGCAGGAGCGCTTCGACCACTCCTTCAACACGCTGAACACGATTAAGGAAGAAATCTTCGGCTAG
- a CDS encoding alpha/beta-hydrolase family protein: MRTVLRRIALKTTQNVLHAAIFGLELVSDLTPGVRMTGRKRLPQNMWPGLFGAEVATWAAVSPSLLPRPWWVTAANVAMGQGAGHLAATTAAFATKQALRLVGRRPQDHVGPTTRRYSYYLLGLGTFVAGLRSLRNQTEQARLVSKLNDRGPQTAALGMLVGTAGYGALLILGEATQLTVTQLSRQVQRWLPRWIAWPLAGGAVGFAAAVLSDRMVWRRMLSSASINALELNRLVYPGSSMPWEPERSGSPWSHEPWTAVGSQGRAFLDRGPRANDIREVMHFERAREPIRIYIGLIRGRGPQAAARQAVAEMDRTGAFHRNTIVVQLPSGSGWINNYSVSSYEFLTRGNCATVALQFDYLPSMFSYLVDKDLSTTFARELITAVRERLELLPEDNRPKFYLSGESLGCYAIVENYENLEDLLADCDGAVFTGPPRMTSFMRRLHRERGSLERLPLIDGGRHLRFAAVPEHMEHDAFGEPYGPWERPRVAVGQHASDPIVWWDKTLIYARPNWIHEPTPKTLYADTFENLHWHPFITFWQVALDQINSLNVPGGHGHNYFEETFWYWDAVLGSQTRAQLTPELAERMRAFVERDQLNKPTDFRTQVRAQL; this comes from the coding sequence ATGCGCACAGTCCTTCGCCGCATCGCTCTCAAGACCACCCAAAATGTTCTTCACGCTGCAATTTTTGGCTTGGAGTTGGTCAGCGATCTTACCCCGGGCGTGCGCATGACAGGAAGAAAACGTCTTCCCCAAAACATGTGGCCCGGCCTCTTTGGCGCCGAGGTTGCCACCTGGGCGGCCGTCTCCCCGTCGCTTCTTCCGCGCCCGTGGTGGGTCACGGCGGCCAACGTGGCCATGGGCCAAGGCGCAGGCCACCTCGCCGCAACGACCGCAGCCTTCGCTACGAAACAAGCACTGCGCCTAGTAGGACGCCGACCCCAAGACCATGTCGGCCCTACTACTCGCCGCTATTCCTACTACCTCCTCGGGCTGGGCACCTTCGTGGCAGGACTCCGGTCACTCCGCAACCAGACGGAGCAGGCCCGGTTGGTCAGTAAGCTCAATGACCGCGGGCCCCAAACTGCGGCACTTGGCATGCTTGTAGGTACCGCCGGGTATGGTGCGCTCTTGATTCTTGGCGAAGCTACCCAGCTCACCGTCACGCAGCTTTCCCGTCAAGTTCAACGTTGGCTTCCCCGGTGGATTGCCTGGCCACTGGCGGGCGGCGCGGTGGGCTTTGCCGCTGCCGTCCTCAGTGACCGCATGGTGTGGCGCCGGATGCTGAGCTCAGCCTCTATCAACGCGTTGGAGCTCAACAGGCTGGTCTACCCGGGCTCCTCCATGCCGTGGGAGCCGGAGCGTTCCGGAAGCCCGTGGTCCCATGAACCGTGGACAGCAGTTGGCTCACAGGGCAGGGCTTTTCTTGACCGCGGCCCGCGCGCCAACGACATCCGGGAGGTCATGCACTTCGAGCGAGCCCGCGAGCCAATCCGCATCTACATTGGCCTGATTCGCGGCCGCGGCCCACAAGCAGCTGCGCGCCAAGCCGTGGCGGAGATGGATCGCACGGGCGCTTTCCACCGCAACACCATCGTGGTGCAGCTCCCCTCTGGTTCGGGCTGGATCAACAACTACTCCGTGAGCAGCTATGAGTTCCTCACGCGCGGAAATTGCGCCACGGTGGCGCTGCAGTTCGACTATTTGCCCTCGATGTTTTCCTATCTCGTGGACAAGGACCTTTCAACCACCTTTGCCCGCGAGCTCATTACTGCTGTGCGGGAGCGCCTTGAGCTCCTCCCAGAGGACAATCGCCCCAAGTTCTACCTCAGCGGCGAATCCCTGGGGTGCTATGCCATTGTTGAAAACTACGAGAATCTCGAGGACCTCCTCGCCGATTGTGACGGCGCAGTCTTCACCGGACCTCCCCGCATGACCAGCTTCATGCGCCGCCTGCACCGTGAGCGCGGCTCCCTAGAGCGCCTGCCGCTTATCGACGGCGGCCGCCACCTCCGCTTCGCTGCCGTCCCCGAACACATGGAGCACGACGCGTTCGGCGAGCCCTACGGCCCCTGGGAGCGCCCGCGCGTAGCGGTGGGCCAGCATGCCTCCGATCCCATCGTCTGGTGGGATAAAACACTCATCTATGCCCGCCCCAATTGGATTCACGAACCTACCCCGAAGACGCTGTATGCCGATACTTTCGAAAACCTCCACTGGCACCCCTTTATTACCTTCTGGCAGGTAGCCCTTGACCAGATCAATTCACTCAACGTGCCCGGCGGTCACGGCCACAACTATTTCGAGGAAACCTTCTGGTACTGGGATGCCGTCCTCGGCTCACAAACGCGCGCCCAGCTCACGCCTGAGCTAGCCGAGCGGATGCGCGCTTTTGTCGAGCGCGACCAGCTCAACAAACCGACTGACTTCCGGACGCAGGTACGCGCGCAGCTCTAG
- the msrA gene encoding peptide-methionine (S)-S-oxide reductase MsrA has translation MFLYKPEPALVSKGDALPGRAEPVLTNPQPHAVLGTPITGPWKEGQKSLLIAIGCFWGAEKMYWETEGVESTSVGYAGGATPNPTYYEVCRGLTNHAEVVQITYDPERISLRDLVVKALEAHDPTQGFRQGNDVGTQYRSAFYPETEEEREEIQQLVDSYAAKLAAANFGDTTTEITLLRETDAGEYYLAEDEHQQYLHKVPNGYCPHHSTGVKCD, from the coding sequence ATGTTCCTCTACAAACCAGAGCCCGCGCTCGTTTCGAAGGGCGACGCACTCCCCGGGCGAGCAGAGCCTGTCCTGACCAATCCGCAGCCCCATGCCGTGCTTGGCACGCCGATTACCGGCCCGTGGAAGGAAGGTCAGAAGTCCCTCCTCATTGCTATCGGATGCTTTTGGGGTGCTGAGAAAATGTACTGGGAAACCGAGGGCGTGGAGTCCACCTCCGTGGGCTACGCCGGCGGCGCGACCCCGAACCCCACCTATTACGAAGTCTGCCGCGGCCTGACCAACCATGCAGAGGTTGTCCAGATCACCTATGACCCGGAGCGCATTAGCCTGCGTGACCTCGTGGTCAAGGCGCTTGAGGCCCACGACCCGACCCAGGGATTCCGCCAAGGCAACGACGTGGGCACCCAGTACCGCTCCGCTTTCTATCCAGAGACGGAAGAGGAGCGCGAGGAGATTCAACAGCTGGTGGATTCCTATGCCGCCAAGCTTGCCGCAGCCAACTTTGGTGACACCACGACTGAAATCACCCTTCTCCGTGAGACGGACGCAGGCGAGTACTACTTGGCGGAAGATGAACACCAGCAGTACCTGCACAAGGTACCCAACGGTTATTGTCCGCACCACAGCACTGGCGTGAAGTGCGACTAG
- a CDS encoding superoxide dismutase, with the protein MAVYELPELDYAYDALEPHISAEIMELHHSKHHAGYVAGANAALEALEEQRNGEANADAIRALSKNLAFNLGGHTNHSIFWKNLSPNGGGEPTGELAEAINRDFGSFEKFKAHFSAVATGLQGSGWAVLGYDHIAGRLVIEQLSDQQGNISVNFTPLLMLDMWEHAFYLQYKNVKADYVKAVWNVFNWEDVAERYAAATK; encoded by the coding sequence ATGGCTGTTTACGAACTTCCGGAACTCGACTACGCATACGACGCACTGGAGCCGCACATCTCCGCTGAGATCATGGAGCTGCACCACTCCAAGCACCACGCCGGCTACGTTGCTGGCGCTAACGCAGCGCTCGAGGCTCTGGAGGAGCAGCGCAACGGCGAGGCTAACGCTGACGCTATCCGCGCGCTGTCCAAGAACCTGGCCTTCAACCTGGGTGGCCACACCAACCACTCCATCTTCTGGAAGAACCTTTCCCCGAACGGTGGCGGCGAGCCGACTGGCGAGCTGGCTGAGGCTATTAACCGCGACTTCGGTTCCTTCGAGAAGTTCAAGGCTCACTTCTCCGCTGTTGCTACCGGCCTGCAGGGCTCCGGTTGGGCAGTTCTGGGCTACGACCACATTGCTGGCCGCCTGGTTATTGAGCAGCTCTCTGATCAGCAGGGCAACATCTCCGTGAACTTCACCCCGCTACTCATGCTGGATATGTGGGAGCACGCTTTCTACCTCCAGTACAAGAACGTGAAGGCTGACTACGTTAAGGCTGTGTGGAACGTCTTCAACTGGGAGGACGTTGCTGAGCGTTACGCTGCCGCTACCAAGTAA